The Euleptes europaea isolate rEulEur1 chromosome 7, rEulEur1.hap1, whole genome shotgun sequence genomic sequence tccttccctccccctaggGGAAGGCTGCACATCTTCCCCACATGTGTATTAGACAGGACCCGGTTGAGCAGGCTACTTCAGCTAAACACTTTACATCTAACagaatgttcctcccccccaaatggAAGGGGATATAAAGCcacaccaaacacacacatggatttacaaaacagaaagaggaaatgagTAATCGAGTCATTTATACAGCATTAGCAAATGAAAAGGTACCCTGCCTTGAAATCTAGGGGTTTCATCACATTAAGTTTAACAAAGTCTGTAAGTACCTATTCCTCCTTTGTTTTGCAAAAGGAGGCAAAGCCAGCTAACAAAACAGTTGCTTTCTCTCCCTCAAACCATGGTCATCACTTTCAGAGAGGCAGGTTGGAATCTCCTAATCTTCTTCTTGAGGGCCTTTGAAGCTTTGATGCGACAGAGTTTGGGCATTGGTGGAAGAGGCCTGGAAGAGGCCTGAACCGCTGAGGATTGCCTGACAGAAGGGTTGGGCCACACCAGTTCATGCTCCTCACCTTCGTCGTCATAGTCGAGGGTcaggctgctgctgttgctgctgccttGCGAATCGCTCTCACTGGACTCGCTGTCCCCAAAGCGGTTGGCTGTATAATCACTGACCTCTCCCTCGCTGGTCTCAGCAATGGTGGAGTGGAAGAGCGAAGCACATTCTGCAGAGTATTCAGAATGGTCGGATTCGCTTTTGGCATAAGTCCCAGGATGAAAGGGGTAGCGCTGCTTCGAGCGAGACCTCATGCTTACAGCGCGCATGATCCCAACTCTCTTTGCCTGGTGCCTTGGCGGGACCAAGGGAAAGCCGCTAGAAAGACTGGCAACTTGGGCCTTTGCGGAGATTTCCACCGTGGACTGCCATTTGCGCTGTTTTCTCTTGGCAGCTGTGTCTATGTAAGCTGCTTCAAAAGAATACATGGAATTAGCAGACGCCTGGTATAATTCAGGCCCGCTGGGTACTTGAGGGACTCTAAATGGCACAGGATATAGACTGGATTCTGAGCAAGACCTTCCTGTAGCTTCCCCAGCAAAACTAGGCCTCCTAACAAGGTTTCTTCCTCTGTGCTGTCTCTGCGGAAGATTCCACTCAATAGGCAGCCTGGTCGGAACATGGTGAACACCCCTTGGCTTTTCTGCATAAAAAGTCTGCTTCCCAGGCCTCAACACCTTCTCGCTGTTTCTCCTCTTTACCTTTGCAGGTTTCATTTTAGAGTTAGCGAACCTCACCCTGACTTGATGGGATTCCGCCGGGACAAACCTGGCGTGCACAAATTCCCCCTGGGGCAATAATTCATGACCTCCTGCCTTCAGAGCACTAAGGCTGACAGATTTCTTGTGAGATTTCTTGGCTGGGGCAACACTAGTATTGGGGGGGCTCCGGCTGGAATCGTCGGTCGCTAGCTGTGAACTAGAAGAGCTGGGCTCCAAGCTGCTTTCTCCTGCCTCTGTCCGAGGACAGTCTCTTGCGGACAAGCTGGCAGGAAAGCGGCTGTTCCCAGCCGATGGTGATGACTCTGCATGAAGCATGGTGGCCGTCTGCTCTATGTTCACACAGTGTACAATCCCCTGCTGTTCGGCACATTCCCCCTCAGGCATCTCCCTTTGCAGCTTCTCTTCAGCTTTGTTATGACGCAGCGTGCTCCCTTGTTTTTCCAGCTGGCTGCCACTGCTGTTAATTTTCACTCCACCAGCACTAGGGATTATAATGAGTCTCTGGTGCATTGTGGATGGCTGGTTCTTTGTTGGGCCCCTCTCACCAGCTTCCACCTGACTGTTTCCCCTGTAGCGAGTCAGCTGGAGCAGTTTGTTGATGTAACTCCCTGGCCTGGGCTCTACGACCAGCCGCGTCCTAATCAAACTGGGTCCAGTTGCATTAGGTGCCATTCTGTCAGGCAAAGGGTGGGCCTCTGTTTCTGGTGGTGGCCCCGCCAGAGAAAAAAGTGGACTCTGTAAAGCTACGGCATGAAGTGGGCTGGGGTAAGGATATACATCATTCCCACTCTTAGAGACCAAgtcactctggtatttgggatCAACACAATAGTACTGGATTTCCActtctggggaaagccaaagggacTTGGGGTCAGTCACTCTGGGGAATCCTGCGTCTGCTGTTGTCAGTCTTTCAAGGTCACCTGGTTGgaagacagatttttaaaaaatattttaaattttttttaaaaaaaggatttaaataacaaacaaacataaagctGCCATCGTGGTCAGACCAAAACCCTTCTCATTttactctaatctgatgaactagatttgtttccccacccctacacacgaagccagctgggtgtccttgggcaagtcacagctgtcttagagctctctcagcctcacccacctcacagggtgtctgttgtggggaggggaagggaaggtgattgtaagccggtttgattctgtcttaagtggtagagaaagtcggcatataaaaaccaactcttcttattcttatttgcgcttggcccttttcAAATCTGCCCTCAGGGCCGGCTATGGCACAGACACAGCTTTGATTGTTCTGGTGGGCAGTCTCCACCATTAAGTTGACAAAGAAAACTCACTAAACCTATTGGCTGAATTTTATACAGTTAGTAATGGAATTTTGTTAAAAGACCTGGAGTATGGAGTTGGCATTAGAGGGTCTACGCTTACTGACTGAACAAAGAAAGTATATTGCCAGTTCCGGATTTGCATCTCGACAGTTCTCATGAGGAGTCTCACAGGTTTATGTTATCAcctatgctgtttaacatctatgtGAAGCCAATGAGATCCTCCAAAGCTGATGACACCAAACTATATGCCACTCAAAATAGGGCTCCAGCTGCAGCCATCTCTGTGTATGGTGTTTAGAAGTTGTGGTCAAGGAGATGAAGGAGAACATGCTGAAGCTTAATTGTGACAAATCAGGAAACCTCAGGTCTTGGAGGAAGTTGTGCCGGACACCTTGGATAGCATCGCTTTAAtagcacctggagtattgtgtgcagttctggaggtctcacttcaaaaaggatgtggacagaattcagcggctgcagaggagagcgacgaggatgatcaagagcctggagaccaagccctatgaggaaaggctgagggagttgggaatatttagtctggagaagaggaaattgaggggggacattattgctctctttaagtatttgaagggctgtcacttagaggagggcagggagctgttcctgttggcagcagaggataggactcacaataatgggtttaaattgcgggcggaaaggtactagctggatattaggaaaatgtttttacagtaagagttgttcgacagtggaatcagctacctagggatgtggtgagctccccctcactggcagactttaagcagaggcgggacaagcacttgtcagggatgctctaggctgatcctgcattaagaagaggggttggactagatggcctctatggccccttccaactctacgattctgtgattctgtaaTACCAACAGACTCAGATGGCACAAAAtggttttcccccaccccccagcttcatTTCACATGGATAATGCCCTCCTTTTGTAAGCACAGCTGGCAAGGCAACGCTAACCTACACTATAGTAACATCATGATGGGATTACTGCAATGAACTTTATGTGCAGAAGCCCTGAAAACAAAGTGGCCGCTTCAACTGATGCAGAATGAGGCAGCACGTCTGGTAACAGTGGCCAAGTGCTTTACCTCATCACCCCAAGCTTTCATACTTTACACTGGGTACTAATGTCCTTCTGCATTTGATTCAGCATCCTGGAACTAACCTGCAAACTACCCTTTGAACCCCTTTAAGGCCTGGGACCATCACATCGAGGGACCGCCTCCCCTGACAGGAGCCCACATGGCTGCTTCAATCATCATCCCATCTTCTGAGTTGAGGCAGGTGACCGCAAGGGATAGATGACTGCCATTACTGATGCACTTTGGCACCAGACCTAGAATACTTATTTTCAAGTGGGTTTTAATTGAATTACATGTCCTTTACATCCCCAGTACTCTTGGTTGGTTGTATTTTGGTTGGTTGCTGTCTGTTAGTTAATTattgagaagactgagaggggatatgataaccatgttcaaatacttgaagggctgtcatatagaggagggtgccgagctgttttctgttgcacaagaaggttggaccagaaccaacgggttgaaattgaatcaaaagagttttcatctaggcATTagaaaggattttctaacagttagcgtggttcctcagtggaacaggcttcctcgggaggtggtaagctctccttccatggaggtttttaagaagaggttagatggccatctgtcagcaatgctgattctgtgaccttaggcagatgatgagagggagggcatcttggccatcttctggtcactaggggtgtggaggggggaggtagttgtgcagggggttggagttgatggccctggtggtcccttccaactctatgattctatgattgttgctgctgcttctgttttaaaatctgttttacaATTTGTTATATTTTAACAAGTTTGGTGGATTATACTTTTTTATTGATTACATTGTATAATGATTGCTATTgcctttttattgttattaacCACTTGAGCAATTTAGTGCAGAggctggatataaatattttagttaAAAATATAGACATGCAACGGCGGTTTTTAACATGTGATTGCTACTGCtttcttagtattttctttcccacCAAGTTTCATCAGGATATGAGAATAATTACCTGTTGAAACGGGTCGTGGCTTAGACCTGGTGGGAGTCCCAGAAATATCTGGGCAAGCCTTGATTTGGCATCCATCACTAGAATAGATTCCTTGCTTCTGGAACTGGTTGTGCACTGTGGTTTCATCTGCAGATTTGGGACGGTAATCAAGGACGCTGAGACAAGTTTTGAGGTGCTGAGAACCGGGCAGCAGACTGGCA encodes the following:
- the DACT2 gene encoding dapper homolog 2 translates to MLPARLQQQQQQRRPGGWDRWRVGERLQAALAGLQELQVLRERQRARVSGALAGQPPAEGGQARGKERRLEATLAALKEQLSRLRRQDVGLKSHLDQLDQQISELKLDVGKTSIDYLDSDSRPSSGFYELSDGGSCSLSNSCTSVFSESISSSHASLLPGSQHLKTCLSVLDYRPKSADETTVHNQFQKQGIYSSDGCQIKACPDISGTPTRSKPRPVSTGDLERLTTADAGFPRVTDPKSLWLSPEVEIQYYCVDPKYQSDLVSKSGNDVYPYPSPLHAVALQSPLFSLAGPPPETEAHPLPDRMAPNATGPSLIRTRLVVEPRPGSYINKLLQLTRYRGNSQVEAGERGPTKNQPSTMHQRLIIIPSAGGVKINSSGSQLEKQGSTLRHNKAEEKLQREMPEGECAEQQGIVHCVNIEQTATMLHAESSPSAGNSRFPASLSARDCPRTEAGESSLEPSSSSSQLATDDSSRSPPNTSVAPAKKSHKKSVSLSALKAGGHELLPQGEFVHARFVPAESHQVRVRFANSKMKPAKVKRRNSEKVLRPGKQTFYAEKPRGVHHVPTRLPIEWNLPQRQHRGRNLVRRPSFAGEATGRSCSESSLYPVPFRVPQVPSGPELYQASANSMYSFEAAYIDTAAKRKQRKWQSTVEISAKAQVASLSSGFPLVPPRHQAKRVGIMRAVSMRSRSKQRYPFHPGTYAKSESDHSEYSAECASLFHSTIAETSEGEVSDYTANRFGDSESSESDSQGSSNSSSLTLDYDDEGEEHELVWPNPSVRQSSAVQASSRPLPPMPKLCRIKASKALKKKIRRFQPASLKVMTMV